The Pontibacter korlensis sequence GGAATGCCCATGGCCCTGTACTTGCGGGCCAGCTCTACCACATAGTCAGTGGAGGCCATCTCGGTGTGGCCCCAGGTGCCGCCGCTGTAGGTGCCCACGTGCAGACCATGCGCAAAGCGTGGCAGCAGCGGCGCTTTGCCGGTTAGCGTGGTGTAGTGTCCTAGTATCGCGGGAAAGTCAGGTCCGTAGATGAAGTAGTAATCCAGCTCGCCGCCCTCGGCCTCAAAGGCGTAAGTGTTTTCATCGGTGTTGCCCATGTCCCAGCGTGTGGCGTAGGGGTTGTGCAGGAAAATACCGTAGCCGCGCGTGCTCATAAAGAAAGGCACCGGAGCATAGTTGGCTTCCATCACGTTATAGGCCCCGATAATGTGCGGCTTGAGCGTGCCGCGCCCCACATTCAGGCGCAGCTCTTTGCCCCGCTGGTCCACGAAATCCATGCGCTCGCCGAAACCAAAGAAATGCTCCTCGGGCATCAGCTTTTTGCGTGTGCCCACCACCTTGTTTCGCTTGTAGGCACCCTCACTCTGCCCAAAGGATTCGGTGGAAAGAATATCACCTTCCTTGTTGGCGATCTCTAAGGTGAAGGGCGCCTTACGAACTCTTACCTGCAAAGCATCGGTGCTTAAGGTATAATTGCCGGATTTTTTCTTCACGTCTACCTTAAGCGGCGTCCAGCTGTGCTGCACCACCATGTACGATTCCTCCGGCTCGAACTCCTCTTCCCAGGTGGTGCGGATGCGCACCATTTCAGGCGTGCAGAACTCGAGCTGCACCCGGGCATTGTCGGTGGAAAAGGTGAAGGTGTTTTGCTTTTGCTCTGGTTTCCCCTTCAGGTTGCCAATGCCCTGCCGGGCCTGGCTGCAAAGAGGGAAAAGGAAAAGGAGGAGCAAAAGGGAGAAGCTAGGTCGTATCATAATCAGGCTTTATTGTTCATACATCGCTACAGGTGCAGCACTTTATCAGCTATCCTAAAAATAAGATGTTATTTTTAAACCGCTATCCTGCCCTGTCCTGTAGCCCTGCAGGGTGGTATGCAGCAGCAAGCGCACCTCGAAAAAAGAAGGCCGGCTGCAGAAACAGCCGGCCTTCGGGAAACCTTTCATGCAGCCTTACTGCTTCACAATGCGCCTGACCATTTTATAGGTGGAGGTCTGCAGCACGCAGAAGTACACCCCCGGCTTCAGGGAGGCGAAGCGGGCGTCGGTGGCGTTCCACTGCAGGCGGTGCAGCCCCGCCTCCAGCGTCCCGCTTACCAGCGTGTGCAGCCGTTGTCCGTTCACCTGGTCGTAGATGGCGATGCTCACCTGGTCACGTTTTTTGAGCTGCAGCTCCACGTGGAGCTGATCAGAGAAGGGGTTGGGGTAAGCGTAGAACATGCCCTCTTTCGTCTGCTCCTCCAAATCAGAAGTCGCAGCGGTCGTGAAACGCCACACGTCACCTTCTACCACGTCGCCGCCGTCCACGGCGTCCACCCGCCAGAAGTAGCCTGTCCCGTGCGAGAGGTTCTCCAGGACGTAAGCACTCTGGGTCAGTCCCGCCGCCTTGAGCTCCAGCGCATCGGCAGCAGTGCCCAGGTAGAGGTTATAGGCCGGGGCATCGCCCTGCCAGCCCAGCTCCACCATGTCTGGCTCAACAGCTGTGGCCAGGTCGGCCGGCGTCGGGCTTGTGGCCTGGCTGATGAGCGGGCTGTTCTGGTACAGCAAGGCGATCTCCTGAGGCGACAAAGCATAGTTGTATACCTTGAACTCATCCAGCGCGCCTTTGAAGGCAACATTAAAATCCCGGGAGTTGCCAATGATAAGCGGCTCTGTCTGCCCGATGCCTCTGCTGGTGTTATCGTTTGCCTCTTTTGCCAGCATCCCGTTCAGGTAAATGCGGATCTTTTTATTTTCTGCGTCCCGCACAGTCACCACGTGCACCCACTCGTCATTCAACAGCTCGGTGATGGTGATGCCCACCTCGCTCTTTTTCCTGTCGTCGTCCACGGCAAAGCGCAGCAACCTATCCTTTAGCTCCAGCCCGAACCATTGCCCGGTGGCCCCTTCAAAGGCGCTCCTGGAAAAGGTGCCTTTGTGAAACAGGTAGGCGTGCCCGCTTTGCATGGAGGTCTTCATCCAGAACGACACGGCAAACGAGTTCTCGTCGAAGTATAGCTGCTCCTGGTGCGGCACATGGACGTGGGTGGTCGTGGTAGAGGTATTCAGGTCGAGGGCATTCTTTTCCATCCCGGCTACCCAGGCGTGTGCTTCACTGTTGCGCAACTCTCCGCTATTTGCAAACTGGCTGTAATCTGTCACAAAAATACCACTCCCCTCATCCATTTTCCAGTCCCCCACCTTGCCCGAGCGAACGAGCTCGCCTGTCGTAAACGTCCATACTTGCCCTTCTGTTCTCCCGATCTCGTTCGAGGCATCTACCCGCCAGAAATAGGTGGTGTTGCTTTTGAGTTCGGTGATGTGAAAGGAGTTTTCCGTCCCATCTGCCTGATGTGCCAGCTTGGTAGCATCGGTGCCGAAGTACACATGATACGAATCGGTACTCTCGCTGCCGGTCCACCGCAGCATCAGGTGGTCCATGCCGTTATAGAGGGCGGCATCGGCAGGAGCGGCGCCGGCTGGCGCAGCGGGAGCGGTAGGGATAGGAGGCGTGCTAACCAGGACTGGCGAAGTATAGCCAGAGGCCTCAGACCCGCTCAGCGACTGCAGGCGATAGGTATACTCTGTTTCCGGCTTCAGGTTGGTATCGGTAAAAGCCAGGGTGCTGGCTGGCAAGGTGGCGACAACAGTATAAGCTCCTCCGTTTTCTGAGCGCTCTAGCACCGTTTGCGCCGTGCTGCCTTCTTCCACTTCCCACACCAGCTCAACGGTGGTGGGTGACACACCCGCAATCCTTAGGCTGAAAGGCGAAGGCATAAACTCACCCGGACCGTTCACAATCAGGTCCTCCAGGTATAGCTCCAGGTTAGAGTAGCCGCTTGAGCCAATCACCTTGCCGTCCTCGGCATTATTTGGATCCAGATTGTGCTGCACCTCCCAATAGTCCGGGATACCGTCCTGGTCGGTGTCTGGGGCAGCGGCTCCACCTCTCACCTTGCCCGGACCGGCTGTGGGCAGGCTCATCTCGTCGCTGATGGTTTGCCCTTTGGTGCCCAGGGAGGTCAGCTCGTCGATGAGAAAAGCGTCGACCTCATCGCGGTGCAGCGAGGCGCCGACGTTCGCCACCACCCACTCGTAGGCCTGCTGCGGCGAGTGCATCGTCACCTGGGGAAAATCGAAGGGTTCTGCCATCCAGGTCACAGGGCCATATACTTCTGCCGGCACCACCGATCCGTCCAGCACGCCATTTTCGTTCGCATCGTGCCAGTTGTTTTCGGCAAACAAGTGAAAGTTCTCGTTTGCCCTGTTGAAAGGAGGCGTATCGCCGGTTTCGGGGCCGTCGATAAAGTAATTGTTCTGCACGTTGGCCTCCGACCGACCCTGCGAATCACCCAAGATATAACCGGCCACCGCCCAGTCGTAGACCACATTGTTGACAAACTGGTTCATGCCCTTCACCTTGGGGTTACGGGTATGGTTATCAATGTAAAGGCACCTTAAAATAGACACACCACCAGTAGACTGCACCAGCCCTCCGGTGGAGTGCGTTTGCAGCCCCTGCCCCACAATGGAGTTCTGGAGGGTCACATTACGCACATCCCCGTTGATGTCGAAGGTCCCGTCGCGCCCCCAGGTGATGGAGACGTGGTCGAAGATCATGTCGTGGCCGGAGGCAATGGCAATGGCATCCTTCCCGCTGTCGCCCACCTTGCCCATGCGGAAGCGGATATGGCGGGTAATGGTGTTGTTTGCCTCGGAATAAGAAAGGCCATTGCCGTAAACAGTGATGCCGTCTCCGGGGGCCGTTTGCCCGGCGATGGTGATGTTCGGGGAAACAATAATCCGGGAGCTGATACGGATAACGCCTCCTACATCAAACACCACCGTTCGGTTGGGCTTGCTCACTGCATCGCGGAAGGAGCCGGGGCCGCTGTCGTTCAGGTTGGTGACGTGGTATACCTCGCCGCCTCGCCCGCCGGTGGCAAAGCGCCCAAAGCCTTCGGCGGTGGGAAAAGCCAGTTGTTGTGCCTGCAGCTGGTAGGTAAAGCAACAGGCAAGCAGAAGCGCCAAGATGCGCAAGGCAGCACGGCAAGTGCTGAAAGAGTAAAACTTATGTTCCATAAAACAAGGTGTAAAAAGTGAAAAATGTCTTAGGTGGCGATGGTGTGAAAAGCCCGGGTATGGCTGAGGGTGGCTTGGTAGCGTACAACTGCCCCGGCTGTCAACCATCCGTGGTGTGATCAGCCCTGTGAGACAACTTGAACAAAATAGGATCAAAACAGAAGAAACCTGTCCTGCACTTACTTGATGCTGTGCTCATTACAAATGAACAAGGGCTGGCTATTTGCCGAGCCGGCCCTTGTTCATGCAGCCTTACTGCTTCACGATGCGCCTGACCATTTTATAGGTGGAGGTCTGCAGCACGCAGAAGTACACCCCCGGCTCAAGGGAGGCGAAGCGGGCGTCGGTGGCGTTCCACTGCAGGCGGTGCAGC is a genomic window containing:
- a CDS encoding LamG-like jellyroll fold domain-containing protein, whose protein sequence is MEHKFYSFSTCRAALRILALLLACCFTYQLQAQQLAFPTAEGFGRFATGGRGGEVYHVTNLNDSGPGSFRDAVSKPNRTVVFDVGGVIRISSRIIVSPNITIAGQTAPGDGITVYGNGLSYSEANNTITRHIRFRMGKVGDSGKDAIAIASGHDMIFDHVSITWGRDGTFDINGDVRNVTLQNSIVGQGLQTHSTGGLVQSTGGVSILRCLYIDNHTRNPKVKGMNQFVNNVVYDWAVAGYILGDSQGRSEANVQNNYFIDGPETGDTPPFNRANENFHLFAENNWHDANENGVLDGSVVPAEVYGPVTWMAEPFDFPQVTMHSPQQAYEWVVANVGASLHRDEVDAFLIDELTSLGTKGQTISDEMSLPTAGPGKVRGGAAAPDTDQDGIPDYWEVQHNLDPNNAEDGKVIGSSGYSNLELYLEDLIVNGPGEFMPSPFSLRIAGVSPTTVELVWEVEEGSTAQTVLERSENGGAYTVVATLPASTLAFTDTNLKPETEYTYRLQSLSGSEASGYTSPVLVSTPPIPTAPAAPAGAAPADAALYNGMDHLMLRWTGSESTDSYHVYFGTDATKLAHQADGTENSFHITELKSNTTYFWRVDASNEIGRTEGQVWTFTTGELVRSGKVGDWKMDEGSGIFVTDYSQFANSGELRNSEAHAWVAGMEKNALDLNTSTTTTHVHVPHQEQLYFDENSFAVSFWMKTSMQSGHAYLFHKGTFSRSAFEGATGQWFGLELKDRLLRFAVDDDRKKSEVGITITELLNDEWVHVVTVRDAENKKIRIYLNGMLAKEANDNTSRGIGQTEPLIIGNSRDFNVAFKGALDEFKVYNYALSPQEIALLYQNSPLISQATSPTPADLATAVEPDMVELGWQGDAPAYNLYLGTAADALELKAAGLTQSAYVLENLSHGTGYFWRVDAVDGGDVVEGDVWRFTTAATSDLEEQTKEGMFYAYPNPFSDQLHVELQLKKRDQVSIAIYDQVNGQRLHTLVSGTLEAGLHRLQWNATDARFASLKPGVYFCVLQTSTYKMVRRIVKQ